The DNA sequence AATAGGGGCAGAGGCCTGTAAAGATCACATTCATATGCTTGTGAGTATACCTCCTAAAATTTCAGTTTCAAGTTTTGTTGGATATTTAAAAGGAAAAAGTAGTCTAATGATTTTTGATAGACATGCAAACCTTAAATATAAATATGGGAACAGAAAATTTTGGTGTAAAGGTTTTTATGTTGATACAGTAGGAAGAAATAAAAAAGTGATAGAGAACTATATTCGAAATCAAATACAAGAGGATATCGTTGCAGATCAGATGTCGATGAAAGAATTTATCGACCCATTTACTGGTGAGAAAGTAGGAAAATAAAGAGTGATGACCGTAGCCCTTTAGGGCTTGCTGAAAAAGTAGTACGGTTGTCAGATTCTTCAGTGCCCTTTTAAGGGCTGGTCAGTAATAGAGGCTTTCAGCCGAAGAACAAACCACCCGTTCACACGGGTGGTTTTGATTATGCGAAAAATTATTAAAACGGCAATCTTTTGATGTCTCTTTATTTCATTTTTAACATGACTAATTCACATGTGTTTTGAATACTAAGTAATAAGCTGAATATGATAAGATAGAATTAAAAACAGGGAGGCAGTACCATTGTCCGAAAAAGTAGATATTTTAGTGACGTTAAATGAAAACTATTTAAAGCCATTAAAGGTTATGTTGTTATCATTGCATGACACGAATCCGCATTTATCATTTAAAGTTTGGTTGGTTCATGAGAAAATACCGCAAAATAAACTCATACACTTAGAAGAATTATTGTCATCATTTAATATGGAATTAGAAGAAGTAAAAGTGCCGCCTAATTATTTTGGAATTGCGAAAACAGTTGAACGTTATCCTCAAGAAATGTACTTTAGATTAGCGTGTGGTGAGTTACTCCCTGCATCAGTGACACAAATACTGTATTTGGATCCAGATATTTTAGTGATTAATAAAATAGATGATTTATGGCAACTGAATTTAGAAGGTAATATTTTCGCGGCAGCTACACATGAAGGTTTAACGAAGTTTTCACAAGGCATGAATAATCTGCGTTTAGGTACAAAACAAGGTCAAGTATATTTTAATTCAGGAGTTATGCTGATTGATGTAGAAAAAGCAAGACAAGAAATAAGAATGGATGACATTTTTAATTTTATAGAGAAAAATAATCAATATTTATTATTACCGGATCAAGACGTTATGAATAGCCTGTATGGTGATAAAATCAAAGAAATACCGGAAGAAATATGGAATTATGATACAAGACAAGCAAATACGTATTATACTAAAAGTGTTGGGAAGTGTGATACACATTGGGTTGCTTATCATACTGTATTCTAGCATTTTTGTGGTCGTCCAAAACCTTGGGATATCAAAAGTAATAGCAGATTCACAATGCTATATCTTCAGTATCAGAAAAGATTAGAGCAGCTTGATAATTCAATAAAGTAAATAAAATTCAATATTCGGAAGAAGGGAACATCATGAAGAAAATCATTAGAAATATTGCGAGATGCAAAATGTGCGGAGATATTATTGAATCAAAACATAGACATGATTTTGTCGGTTGTAAATGCGGTTGTATCTATTTAGATGGCGGAACAGATTATCAAAGATTTTTGTGGAATACCCAAGAAGGAAAAGGGAAAGAAAGCTCGAACTACATTGATTTGAGCCTATCTGTTTATGAAGAAGAGGATGAAAATAAAACAGAATGAGAATATACTTTGTCAGACATTCATTAAGAGATAATAGTGTGAAAGAAGATGCCATTGCACCTTTAACCAGAGAAGGGTTGAAAAAAGCAGAAGAATTGGTATTTTATTTTGGAGATAAAAATATAGAACAGATATATGCCAGTCCTTATGGACGTGTGATGGACACTGTATTACCCACAGCACAAAGACTGAAGCTATCAATTAACAAAGACGAAGGTTTGCGTGAAAGAAAAATAGGACGCTGGATAGAAAATTTTAATGAATTTGCGAAAAGACAGTGGCAAGATTTTGACTATAAGTTGGAGAATGGTGAGTCATTAAATGAAGTTCAAAATCGTATTGTGCAAACCTATCATCAAATTATAGAGAACAATGAAGCAGAAACATTATTAATTTGTGGTCACGGTACCGCATTTTCACTTTTATTTAATCACTTAACAAATGGTCGTTTTGGTTATAAAGACTTTCTACAAATGAAAATGCCATCTATCTATTTATTTGAAACAAAGTCACAAGCATTAACACGCATTCAGTGATATCTCGTATTAAAATCAGTGAATACGCTAATATCATCCTATAACGAATGCGTTTATACTTGAAGAGAGGAAATATAAGAATTGCAGGTGTTTGTGATGTTTAATATTAGTTCAGTTTCAAATGAGGTTAAAGATGAAGTTAAAGCACTCATTGATCAACATATACATCAAGAAGATATTGATGACATGCTAATAGATCTCTCTCAACCTGTCTCAAGCAGTAAAATTACAGAAGCACTTAGACAGCTTTATTTTATAGAAAAATTTACGTCTATGTATGAAATAGAACGCTTTGTTTTAACTTATGAAAAGGTGACACATCAATCACTGACAGAAATCACACTTTCACACGATAGCACGCATCCATTGAATATCTTTAAACAAGAAATTCACACACTTCAATCATTGATTCAAGAAATAGGCAAGTTAATGTACAAAGCAGAAAGCAATGATACAGAAGCGGTGAAATCATTTAAAGAGAAGGTACAAGTACTTTCAGGTGTGATTCCGCATTTTAACCGTAAAGAAAAGATTATCTTTCCTGTTATTGAGCGAAGAGGCGAGTATATTCTACCTCGGAAAATGTGGGCAGATGATGACGTCATTCGTTTTGCGTTAAACAAACTGCAAAAACGCGCAGCTAAACTTGAAGAAGTAGAATGGCGACATATAGAAAGTGCCTATATTGAATTAGAAAGCAGTTTAATGGACATGTTACGCCAAGAAGAGCTGCTGCTGATTCCATTAATGCAAGTAGACATTAGTGCAGTTGAGTGGCAGCAAATTGCGCAAGAAAGCAGCGCTTTTGGGTATGAGATAGAGGTTACTGAGACATGGCAAGATTCTGATATAGAATTAATACCTATCGATGCACAATATGATGCAAAACAAGGACAACAGAATTTACGCTTTGGCGGAGGGTTCTTAACTACAAAAGAAGCAGATCTTATTTTAAATAACTTGCCAGTTGAGATTACATTCGTTGATAAAAATGGTACTTTTAAATACTTTAATGATTTAGTCGAAGCATCAGAAATGATGTTTATTCGTACACCAATCTCGATTGGAAGAAATGTGGCAAACTGTCATCCGCCTAAAAGTTTAAGTAAAGTCATGCAGATTATCCGTGACTTAAAAACGAAACAGAAAGTTTCAGAATCTATGTGGTTTAAAAAAGGTGACAAGTTTATTCATGTCACATATAAAGCCTTATTTGATGAGAACGATGAATATATGGGAATACTAGAGTATGTACAAGATATACAGCCATTCTTTGAATTGCCGCAGAAATTTAAAAGAAATGCGGAAAAATAAGTCATGTGAAAAAGAAAATCCTCGAGTCAATCTGATTCGAGGATTTTCTTATTATTTAAACCAGTAAGTGATGAGATACAAAGGGAAGTTCATACAAATATGAATGAGTATCAATAAATAGACATTTCGATACTTTGCCCAGAAGAAACCAAGGAATATTCCTGCAAGTGCATGCGTAACTAGTGCTTGGGCTGATAATTCTAGCAGGTTGCCTTGTCCTTGTATGCCAGCATGCCATAATGACCAAAGAATTGTACTGATACAAACAGAAGCAAGGACACCTAAATGTTCTAAACGTGTTTGAAGCCATACTCGATAAAAGACTTCTTCTAACACAGCATTCATTAATATCGAGATCACGGTAAAGATAAGTACAAATAGATACGGCTCATCATAAGAGATATGAGATAAGTTGTTCAAAGGACTAAAATACAATACTAACCAAATGACATAAACAATAGGTGCCATTGACCAATTAATGAAGGGTTGAGCTATAGAAAGTATAGAGCGTTTTTCACGCTTGATTACCCATAAAGGAATCATTAACAACAACACCAGTTTATAAATGTAAAACAGCTCAAAATAAGGTTGAGGTGTAAGGAAAACTAAAACAATATAGACTATGCTTGATATAAGTAAAATACGTGTTGATTTTAAAGGTTTCTGAATGAGCGGTTGAAATTTAAAGTGCCAGGGCAATACAAATAAAGCAGCAAGCGGAATTAAATAGATCAGCCAAATATTGATAAAGTGGGTTTTATCTTGAACATCTGCACTTGTTTGAATCAGACCGTCTTGTGCAGTCTGTACGTATAAAGCTGAAATCAAAACTAATAATAATGTAATAGCAGGGATGATAAGCAAACGTAATCTGTTTTTCTGCATGGCGTATCTCCTTAGTATTGAATTATAAAAGTATTTAACTAATAATACCCTACTTTATTCAAGTTTGTCCTTTTAAATGAAAAATCCTCAAACCAATTTGATTTGAGGATTAAAGCCGTTTATTCATGCTTTAAGCAGAACATAGATATTAAAAGTTTGCTTGAAGATATTCATAAATCGCATCTGCATCTGTAAGTTTAAAGAATTTTTCCATCTCTTTTTTATCTTCTTTTTGGAAGAAAAGAATAAGATCAGATAATAAGTGTACTTGACTTGTTTTATTTGCGTTTAAAATCAAGAATACGAAATCAACTGGTAAATCTTTATGAGGTGAACTCATATTTTGGAAAACTACAGGATTTGTTAATTTAACAGGTACAATTTTAGTTGTGTTCACAAATTCTGGTTCTGTATGCGGTACAGCGATATTAGGGAATGTTTCACTGATATCAGATAGAATGAGACCTGTTGGATAATTTTTCTCACGCTCTAAAACATGTTCTAAATAATTTTCTTTAACATAACCTGCTTTTAATAAAGCCTCTGTTACTTCTTTAAGTACCGCTTCTTTACTATCCGCATTTGACACGAATACACTATCTTTTGAAAATAAATAACTCATAAGCTGCTCCTTCTCTGCTGCATAGATTTTTCGTTTTCTCTTTTCAATTAAAGTATAGAAAAGTAATTAGATGTCTGTCAATCTATTATGTGTGAAATATAAAAGATGAGCAGTAAGCCGTTTAACATAAAAGACAAAAATAAAACTCTGCTGCTGAGCAACAGAGTTTTATTGATTATCTATGCGCTTTCAACGCTAATTTGATATGTTCTAAATGATGATTACCGTGCCATGCCATTTTTGCGACAATATCTGCTAATCGGCCTTCTCCTTCTTCAGGGTGCGAGAAGGTACGTTCAAATGCTTCTTCAGGTAATTC is a window from the Staphylococcus sp. IVB6181 genome containing:
- a CDS encoding histidine phosphatase family protein, giving the protein MRIYFVRHSLRDNSVKEDAIAPLTREGLKKAEELVFYFGDKNIEQIYASPYGRVMDTVLPTAQRLKLSINKDEGLRERKIGRWIENFNEFAKRQWQDFDYKLENGESLNEVQNRIVQTYHQIIENNEAETLLICGHGTAFSLLFNHLTNGRFGYKDFLQMKMPSIYLFETKSQALTRIQ
- a CDS encoding PAS domain-containing protein, translated to MFNISSVSNEVKDEVKALIDQHIHQEDIDDMLIDLSQPVSSSKITEALRQLYFIEKFTSMYEIERFVLTYEKVTHQSLTEITLSHDSTHPLNIFKQEIHTLQSLIQEIGKLMYKAESNDTEAVKSFKEKVQVLSGVIPHFNRKEKIIFPVIERRGEYILPRKMWADDDVIRFALNKLQKRAAKLEEVEWRHIESAYIELESSLMDMLRQEELLLIPLMQVDISAVEWQQIAQESSAFGYEIEVTETWQDSDIELIPIDAQYDAKQGQQNLRFGGGFLTTKEADLILNNLPVEITFVDKNGTFKYFNDLVEASEMMFIRTPISIGRNVANCHPPKSLSKVMQIIRDLKTKQKVSESMWFKKGDKFIHVTYKALFDENDEYMGILEYVQDIQPFFELPQKFKRNAEK
- a CDS encoding CPBP family intramembrane glutamic endopeptidase, which encodes MQKNRLRLLIIPAITLLLVLISALYVQTAQDGLIQTSADVQDKTHFINIWLIYLIPLAALFVLPWHFKFQPLIQKPLKSTRILLISSIVYIVLVFLTPQPYFELFYIYKLVLLLMIPLWVIKREKRSILSIAQPFINWSMAPIVYVIWLVLYFSPLNNLSHISYDEPYLFVLIFTVISILMNAVLEEVFYRVWLQTRLEHLGVLASVCISTILWSLWHAGIQGQGNLLELSAQALVTHALAGIFLGFFWAKYRNVYLLILIHICMNFPLYLITYWFK
- a CDS encoding PTS sugar transporter subunit IIA; translation: MSYLFSKDSVFVSNADSKEAVLKEVTEALLKAGYVKENYLEHVLEREKNYPTGLILSDISETFPNIAVPHTEPEFVNTTKIVPVKLTNPVVFQNMSSPHKDLPVDFVFLILNANKTSQVHLLSDLILFFQKEDKKEMEKFFKLTDADAIYEYLQANF
- the tnpA gene encoding IS200/IS605 family transposase, with the protein product MSNDINSLAHTKWNCKYHIVFAPKYRRQIIYGKLKKDIGKILRLLCERKGVEIIGAEACKDHIHMLVSIPPKISVSSFVGYLKGKSSLMIFDRHANLKYKYGNRKFWCKGFYVDTVGRNKKVIENYIRNQIQEDIVADQMSMKEFIDPFTGEKVGK
- a CDS encoding glycosyltransferase family 8 protein; protein product: MSEKVDILVTLNENYLKPLKVMLLSLHDTNPHLSFKVWLVHEKIPQNKLIHLEELLSSFNMELEEVKVPPNYFGIAKTVERYPQEMYFRLACGELLPASVTQILYLDPDILVINKIDDLWQLNLEGNIFAAATHEGLTKFSQGMNNLRLGTKQGQVYFNSGVMLIDVEKARQEIRMDDIFNFIEKNNQYLLLPDQDVMNSLYGDKIKEIPEEIWNYDTRQANTYYTKSVGKCDTHWVAYHTVF